The genomic segment CCGCTCGTAGGTCGCATCAAGAGTGCGTGGAAGGTCATCAAGTAGTCTTCTGACAAGACTAGACTTAAGCGATCTCATTTTCTTAAGTTCAAACAACTGGCAGTATGCCCACCGGAACCTATGAAACAGTAAGTCGTCAGTATAAGTGACAGGTACCAGGAGGAAATCTGCTTACATTCCATCTGCCCTTTGTGAAATCGTTTGTTCAATCAGTGCCTTTGTCTCCTCGTTTAAACGTGATAGCCGCGGGTCCCGCGAAAGCGTCGTGGTAACATACTGGCGAATATCTTCGTTGGTAGCCTGTGTCGGAATGTTCACCGATTCTGCCCCAAGTCGAATCATCGCGCTGCGGATATGCGGCATCTCGCGACTCGTGAGTAGAAATTTCACGTTTTGCCCTGTCTGCGACAGTCTCTGGAGGCATTCTATCATCTTGTGCAATCGATCATAGTCTTCTGGGCATTCGTCCAGAGCATCAACGCAGACGTATATCTGGTCGTATGCTTCGAAACAGAGACTTAGAATGTACTCGAGCTCTGCTTCTCCTGGATGGCTTCGGCTCAGGTTGTCGTAAAGCTGTAGGAGCACCGATACGGCTCTTCCCTTCACACCTAGCTGCACGATCAAGGAGCGAAGTAGACTCATTTTACCGAAAGTGGCATCGTTGGAGAAACTGATATAGAAGAAAGCATAACCGTTGCCAGGACGATGTTGACAGTACGCTCTGATATCTCGAATAGCGAGCGAGCACAGGGTGGTCTTGCCACATCCAGGCTTGCCATTCAACCACAAGTGGTGTGTCAATCCGAATTTCCAATCAAGGTATCGATCCGATCTAAGAAACCATTGCCCAGTAGATGACTCGTGCAGCACGATCGCGCTGTTATACGCCATTTCGAAATCCGGCGGCGATAGCCAAGCTGTGATTTCCCGGAGTTGTTCTGCTCGCATTTCGGTTTCTTCCTCTGCTACAGATTCTTGATCTTCGGTTCTGTCTGCTGGATCGAAGTACTCGTCGTCAGGGATTGCCGGATATCTCGGGATGTCAGTTATAGGATCGTCAAAGAATTGCACTTCGCCGGCTGCTACAATCTCTTCGGTCGTAACGTGACAGTCATCATCGCTAAGCCAACGACTCAGAGCCGCCGCTGGAGCTGGATCTGGCCCCATATCTCGGGCGAGCATCATATCGTTCCAGGGCAGAGAAAGCAGTGCAAACTCATGCAAATGTTCAGCTAGATGATCCATGTAGGCACTGGTTTCTGAGGGAGGTCCTCGACTAATGTTGCAGACGGGACATTGGAGGGGGAGGTCGACATCTGTCCGTTGTGAGACCTTGAGCAGAACATCAATTCTATCGTTGTCGAAGAGACCTGCATGCAGAGCCTGAACATGATTTTGCAGACTCGCAGTGGTCACGTAGGGGGACTCATCGCTGCAGAACGGGACATCTCCAGTAAGAGAGTGTTCGGTGGTGGGCCTCGAGATGTTTCTGCCAGTCTTTCTTCTTGACAAAGAATCTCGTGTCTGCCGTGTAGCTGACAACGGGACAATTGTAGGGATACACATCTTGAGCCAGATGCTTCCTGGGGGCTCGATCAACTCAAGCAAGACTTTGCTAAACCGTACTTACTTACCTCCAATTTCTATCATTGGCGCCCATCCTTTTAGGCAGCACCTGACAGCAGCAAGGACACTTGAAGGCATGCTCTCTACTTATCCTTGGTGCTTTAGGATAGGCTAACTTGTCTTGGGAGACGGAGAACTGCGATACACTTGGGGCGTAAAGCCCTGTGTGCTCTTGGTCATTCGTCAAAGTTTGCAGTGAGTCCAAGTTCAAAGTCGTTATTGCTGAAGCGGAAGATTGACTAGGAATACCCTTGACTAAATTCGAAGGCATTGAAAGGGAGTTAGTCGTAGGAGGTATCTCTGCCAGCTCCTCCTTTGGGTGGGTAGGTTCCTGAGCAGTTATTCTTTGTGTCGTCACAAGGATTGGATTGCCACGATCGGGAGCTGCCAGCATGTCGGCTCTCTTCCGAGCATATACAAAGCGATGTCGACGCCGCAGGTTAGCAAGTATCAGGACACTTTGATCTGGTCTGATGTCGCTCGTTTCCACAGAAGTGATAGAAAGGGCAGCATTCGTACGCAGGGAGCCCTCAGTGTTTCTGCCAGGCGTCTGAAGGTTCTGGAGCCTAAGCGCGAAAGCCAGATATTTCTCAAGATCCTGATGAAAGCGCAGATCGAAGGTCAAATCTGCTTTCATGGTTCGCGACGACACGCCCGCGCTTCTGACCAGATTCGCAAAGTCGATAAGCCGGCGCAAAAGAGTCTCAGCATCCTGGCAGCACTCATTGAGAGCATGCAAGCCCTCAACAATAGCCCAATCGTCAGCACTTTCATCAGACTCATCCGACTCGACATCCGATGACCAAGGAGATAGCGACAACGGCGAGCTTGTGCCATCGAGGACAGTGGAGGAGTCGCTAGTTCCAGGAGAGTTGCCGGTTCGCAGATTTGCCAGCATCGGAACACGCTTGAAGACCCCTGTGAGACTCTCAAGCACCGAGAGCAACATTTGTGCAGCGTTCTGATGGTAGCCTGCAGACATTGCCGCGCAGCTACCTGTAACGCATCTGATGGATCGTGATCCTGTTCCATCGCCGGGCGGACAAGCGTCGGTGAGGGCAGAGTTCAGTGGCGGCACTCAAAGCTTGGTTGGTAGTGGTATGTGAACGAGATCTGGCAGAGCTCTAGCTCTTTTGCTAGCTGCGGTTTCATGCTGCACAGTATAAATTGAGATCAAAGTGGTGCTTCTGAGAGACGTGGAGTGGGTGTGGTGCGGAAGGATCGAAAGCCGAAAGTCTAAATTGGGCACGGATCACGTCATGTGTGGACAGTGGTTCCAAGTCAGCCGCAACGAGCTCCCCTTGGACGACTGACAACATTGCAACACACATGTGGTTCCCATGGACGGCACCGCGCTCGAGTTCGCGTGCGATGCTACGCGGGCTCTCAGCATAGCGGCCAGGGATCTCGCCAATACAGCTTCCAACGCGGCCGAGTCTCCAAAATTGATAGATATCGCCACCCGGCTCTTCAGCATCGCTGAAGTATTGGACCGTCCGACCCCTGGACAGTCATCACCGCCATCCAAGCATGTGCTAAAGGTTTTGAGAGATCTCGAAAAGGTGTGTGCAGTGTAAGTCAAGTATTCTACGATAATCCTCGTGCAGAAAATTCACGTTGCAGTGGCCCCACAGAACCTATATTCCTCTGTCAGGACGCTCTTGTGATCCAAAAGGTGATTTTCCAAAACTCTATCAACTCTGCGAAGGTAAAATAGATCTCAAGAAAGTCGCGTACTCGCTCAAGCATATCGCTCGGGATGAGGTTGGAAGGAGAACACTGCAGGAACCTTGATTCTCTGCTTCCCCGGCGGCAGAAATCACTTGACAAATTCACACCACAGCAAATTGCTCCAGAGGAGATTCCAGCAAGTGTCTACGCGAACCTCTCTGCTGCATTGGTGAAATACGTCGAGTGTCGATGCGACGAAGGCCATGGTCTCCCAAGAAAGCAATGTGTGCACAACTTGTAGCTGAGACTGACTCACCAAAGCTTATCGGATAGCGATGACATTGCAGTTGATACCGTGTATCAACTTGCCGAATGCCACTTGAAGGAGCATGTGAGCCATTGGACTTGCGTGAGATTCCGTACAGTCAAGAGAGCTCGTCTAAGAGCGAGGGCACGACCTGGGCCGCAGCCTACGAGTGGATCAAAACGACCTGTCCAATCTGAAGACGCTGCAGTGCCCGTCCATGCTCGCCTCTTGCTCGGTGGCTCCGACTTCTGCCAGCTTCTATTACTTCCCCGAGGTGCAGTGCGTCATCAGATCCTTGTCACGGCGGAAGGCCTGTATGACCTACAGGACGTCATCGAAGCGGAGCAGATTCTCTTAAACAGGCCTGAAATTCAGCTCTCCAGAGCACTGCAGTCGTATAATCTTTCTGACGACGGCAAGATATTTCTCGCACACAGCATCGCCAGAACACTATGGCAATTATACGATACCAAGTTCATCAATGGTCGTTGGACCGCGGACTCTATACACTTCGTCCAGGAGTCCCCAAACAAGAAAAGAAGGAAAGAAGACCTGGGAATGATTAGTCCGGTCCATCCCTTCGTGCAACTGCCTGTCGCGCACACAACCCAAACACAAACACCACAAGAGACGGAGCTTGAATTTGTTCCTCACATGGGATCTGTCCATTGGGCACCTAGAATACTTGCATTGGGAGTAGTGCTCACAAATATCTTCAATGACGATTATTCGATGGATGAAGATCAAAGTCCATGTTGGCAAGCCAGATTCAACGACGAACTGCTTGTTTGCCGTGGCATCGTGGAGAGTCCATCATGGCCGTCGCTCCAAATCAAGTCGGACCACGTGCGAGAAAAGATTCGAGAAGCGGTTCTAGCTTGCCTCAGAGGTGACGTCTTCAACAAACGGGAAGCCGACATCTTGGAGAGGAAGGCACTACTGTGGAAGCATATCGTCTCGCCACTGGAAATGGTAGGGAAACTTGTGGGAGTCGACAAAAATCGAGCAACGTGGCAGGCGAGGGAGGAATCTGTCCAAACATCCCAGCTGTTTTTACAGCGAAGGCCAGCGGAGAAGCAGAATGCAGCAAGGTTAGAAGTTCAGTGGTCTCGTCTTGCTTCAGTACTAACTGAATGGCGAGCAGTTCTCATTCGCAACAATGGCTCAGCCGTTTGGCGTCGTCTCTTCTCAACAAGGAAATTAACGCCTTCTATCGAAGCTCGGGCACCATGCGTACCAAGATTGCTATTCTGGACACTGGCTACGACCCCGAAAATCTCTTCATGACACGACCGCGCCAGAACCGGCTGAAGAATCGCTGGAAAGATTTCGTGGACGACTCTTCCAATCCTCTGGACGAAGACGGACATGGGACCCATGTTTTGGCAACTCTCATGACAATTGCTCCATCGGCTGATGTCTGCGTTGCCAGAGTTGCAACAAACGACGCAGATTTCGACAAGTCATACGAGAATATTGTCAAGGTCTGTCCATCATCGGCAGAAAGTCGTATACAAACTGATTGAGATGACGTAGGCCTTGGAATGGGTAGTGAATGATATGGAAGCTGACGTCGTGTCCATGTCTTTCGGGTGGCCTCAAGAGAGAGAATCCCGTGCTATTTCGAGAGCGATCTCCAATGCCAtcagtataagaaaggacgCTATTCTGTTCTATGCTGCGGCATCCAATTCCGGCGGCGACCAAGGTGAAATGTTTCCCGCAACCCACGAATTTGTCACTGCCGTCAGAGCTACAACACACGAAGGAGAGTTTGTCGGATTCAACGCGCCACCCAATTTTGGAGGGGCCGACGTGATTGGCACTCTCGGAGTTGACATGCCTGGCGCATTTCAAGAGTCTCAGGCGACAAACGAGAATCTTGAAGGAACCTCATTCGCGGCGCCAGTCGCAGCAGCGATCAGCGCTCTGGTATTGGACGCTGCGAAGATGTGCGACCCTATCGTTGAGCTCGGATCGACGAACAACATGCCGAGGACAGTCACGACACTCGACAAGCTGCGAACACGGCATGGCATGAACAAGATGTTCTGCATCGAACACATGGCTCGAAAGATCAACGAGAGATCCTGGTATTTGAGCGCAGCTGGCTTTTGCAACAGATCCTACATCGACAGGAAGAAGATATTTGAGTATATACTGCTTTGAACCGCTAGCTGCAACACGCAAGGCAGTGGTGCGGGGTCTTCATCAGGAAGCTTCTGCTCACGAGGAAGCTGCGCAAGATGCAGCTTGCCGTAGTGAACGATTATTGGTCTTCACTGTGGAAGGTGCAGCTCGCGTGACGTACGATGCAGCCTCTTCAGCCGCAGCTCAACCCACTTCGAAAGAGCATTTTCTGACACGGCGGGGGTTGCTATCTCTTCCACAGACTATGGCGACTAAGACCTACATTCTCGCACCCAACCTCACCACACATCCTGGCGATGCCTTGGCTATCGGCACGATTGTAGCCGAACCATTCCGACCTTTGAAGCCATTGAGCGAGTGCAAGGAGACGCTCGAAACAGTGACACATACCGAATTCGAGGCTGCATTGAGCGACTCTTCCAGACGTGGGTTCTCCAGTGGCGTCTGGGCTCAGTTCCTAGAAGTCGCCAATGCAAAGCTGTCCGCGAAAGTAGGACGAGATGTTCGAGCAACTTACGCTATGGCGTATCTCGAAACAATTACATTGCGACAACATCCTGGAATCGAGTACGCCGCTGCTCGTGCCCAGGAGCCAGCAGTCAGAGCAGCAATGGAATCTGGCCTGTTGGGACGGCAGCCCGTGTGCATGATTACTGGGGTGAAGATTGCGAAAGGCTTACAGTGGTCTCAAGAGCAAATTCGTTCACTGTCAGGTGAAGTCGGAGCCAGTATACCGATCACTCCGGAGGTTTCTGCCGGTATTGAGATTGGTGCCGAGAGAGCATCGGAGCATCACTATTCATCTCGCACGGAGCAGGATATTGTCTTCGCTTACCAACTTCATTTGATTGCCACCAAAGGGTGGTGGAAACCAAAACTCTCTGTCGACCAGTACGTTCCCAAAGGAGGTCTATTGGGAAAGAAGGATCACGGTGAAAGTGATGACGTAGATGTACTTCCGGCTACTAGCGATGATTTGACGGTTGTTGCGGAGGACAATGAGGATGAATTGCATTCGACTGAAGTATTGGAAGCAGGCGAGAGTTGCCTGTGTTTCCAGATCAAGGATGAATGATGGTTCTCCGTGATCGGGAGATTCGCAAGGCTGTTGACAGATAGAACGGAGTGAACACCGCGAAAAGATTACTTGATGCCAGTTTTGCAGCCTGAAGAAAGGCTCACGATAAGTCAACAAGAGCCTAAAGGTGGCGTTGACAGACCCAGCTAGCACTATGGGCGCCTCGTGCTTGATAGCTGAGAGAAGGCTCGGGCGCATCCAGGCCTGCATAATACAGGCAACCTCTTAAGGACAACGATCAAAAGTGGAGCGTCCGACACAAACATTGAAAGCATTCCATGATCGTTCAACATCATGTTTGGCGCACAAGTCTAATGCGTTCTCTGGCGCAGTAAATTTGCTGGATCTCGAGGGTTTGTTTGATCTCAACCTGTCAATGTACAACAGTTTAGAGTGTGAATGCCTTGAAGACCTCTCACGTTGTACCAATGATCAATGTTCGCGATGCGGAGAGATGGGACAATACCAAAGCCGGCTTTCTCGCTACTATATTTGTTAATGCTAGACAAGATGTCTACGTATCTCAGGGGGCGCGGCTGCGAGATGCTCAGGTGGGAGCCTAAGAGCAGATATTGACGCGCCGTACTAGTCTTGAAGTCAAAGTGGATTTTATTGGTTCGGCAGGGATTGAGCACATGGCAGCATCGATGGTTCACTCCCACGCGTCAACCTAGCTCTTGCCAAGACATCTTTGCTAGATAAATGCTAGCTCTTCCCATGGCTTCCGATACTCACATTCCATCATCTCACCCATCATCATTCCCTCAACAAAAGCTTCACCTTTCATGCGATATCTTTTAGATCCATCAGCTTCCAGCACTTCCGTGGCGATCACTGGTCGTCCATGGCCCTTCACAATGATTACAACGTCCCCCTGCAGCAACACTATTCGGCACAAGACCCAGGAAGCCTCGCTCTGTAAGCATGAGCCTTTTCCTCTTCGTACGGATGGCGACGGTCTGTCTCAAGGCCCATGTATTCTGGCTGATCATGTTATCCATTACCATAGTGTCGTCCGGGTTGAATAGGTAGTGTTTTATAGGCACGCCACCTATTCTCAAGTCCCAATTCGCCGCAACAAAGTATTGGGCTGGGTCCGCGAATGTCCAATCAACGACGAAAGAACCGAGCAAGTCAGGATTCTCACGCCCATAACGAAGCCTCGCCCCGTTCTCGTCCGTTCCAGCAGTGAGGCATGCACAGATCGCTGCTTGGAGGCTGATGAGTTCCGCGCGCCACGGAGAAGAACTCCTTGGCTGAATGAGGTCGTAAACGAAGTTCGGATCCCCATAGTCTGTGTCTGTGTCCACGTCTGACCATGCGATACCACCTAGACCGTCCACAGCGTCTATAACAAACCCGCTCAAGTACAATGTCCGATCTCCACCCAACTTGATCTCAGGTCGAGCATCTACATCCTCCCAACCATCCTCTGCTAGAAGATTCCATTCATAGTCCGGGGGGTATCCTGCTCGAAACGTACCCTCGATGATTCCAGTCTCTCTCTCTGACGATAAATCCGGCACCCACGAGGGCAGCCTCTGGTGATCAATCGCCTCCATTTCGTCGTGTCTTTCCCGATTCTTGTCGAGCTCATTTGTCACGCCATCAACAAGGCAGAGAAAACTCAAAGGATCCCGACCCACGTTCATGCAAGCAGCTGCAAATTCGCCGTAGATTTGTGCGAGGGGTCGTTTCGATACATGTTCGATTGCAAGGTCGGGCAGACATGGCAAAGCCAAGATGCCGAAAATGCGGTCTTCAGGAAAGGAACATCTTGCGTAAGCTATGAGCTTCAAGACCTGCCAGAGAACATCGCCTCGCTGTGGACCCGTGCTTGGGCCGCTACGTAGGTGGGTGATCAAGGGCATAACGGTGTTCGGGTCGAGGGTTGGTTGAATTTGTCTCCGATGCGTACCGATTCCCAATTGTGCGATATTCGCAACGTGCACGATGGTGTTTCGCACAGCACAGTCCATCCGGTAGTCCTCGACAGCCACATGAGTGAACATGTCTTTGACGGCGGCGAGTACGAACGCGGCATCACGAACGTAACGCCATTCAGTTACCCGTTCACCAAGAACCAAAGCCATATCTGCAGTACCCATTACCAACTCTTGAATCATCCAAAGACGACGCCAGTATGTGAGCGAGAAGAAAACATTCAGCAAGGCCGCCTCTTCGCCCGTGAGGATGATATCTCGGCACGAACTGCGTGCTAACGACTTGATTTTCTCCATTGCAATCTTCATGTCCACAGCTGCGCCCTCCCTATGCAGGAAAGCTCTGTTTGGGTGTCCATCGTCGTACGCTTCTAGATACTCCGAGCGATACCATCTCCCACACACTTGGACAACATCGAGTGCTCTGTATAGTTGAGTGTCTCCTTCGCCGAGCCAAACGAGAACGTTACCGGCACGTTGGTAGATTGAGCTCATGATCTTCATCTGTGCCTCCTTTTCTTCTGAATCGTTCTGGTTTATGCAGATTGCATCAGCCCAAAGGCGGCAGCCCTGGCTAAACTGGGGCATCACACGGAGTCTACGCAATGCTGCGTGCAGGTTCTCGCGAATGACGAATGGTGATTCGCCAACTCGGTGGCCTTCAGCAGAGCGGTGCTCGATAGAGATCTTCTCAGCAGGGCCATCACCCCACTCGTACGAGAGTGCCACATAGTTTCCCCAGCAAAACTTTGGTCCACATGCCTGCCTCcggagcggtggtggtgtcgtCCGTTTTTGCATTCGTGTCAACCAGTGGCGTAATATTTTCTTCAGCCCGCGGCGTACTGCACTGCTTAATCTTGAAGATTTCGctctgtcgtcgtcgtcatcatcgtcatcagtcCTTTGATAAACAATGGTCATTCCCCCACCGTCGTCCTCCGGATAAGCCGCTAGATCTGCCAGAATCTCTCCAGGAGGTAGTGAAGTCTTCGCAGCGGACTTTCGGGGTTTGACGAGCCACGGCTTCCCATTCGTGTTGCTCGGAATTCGGCCAGCTTTCGAATCTTTGATCAAACCGAAAGCATGTGGCGTTCTATATATCTCACTTGGACGATTTTTGACTTGCGCATGAAAGTTGACACTCGGAACTCGGGACACAAGCGCATCCTCTGGGATGCCCGGGGCCAAGTAACATTTGCAAATGTGGACTTTTGTTAGGAGGCATTTGATCGGGCTGGTGTTGTTGACATCCTTCTTTGGTTTCGGTAGGATCGTCAGCAAGCGTATGCAATCGTGATCACCTGGGTAGAACGGTGTGCAAGGGAACTCTATGTTGGGAGGCCTCTTTTCCATGGTTTATGGTGACGCTGTAGGTATGGCAGAGGAGAAACATCGGAAGTGATATGTAGACAATTGTGCCTTTTCACAGCATGTCACCCAGGCATAATTGTTCGTGGCGGGGCGTGATCCCGGCGGAGGGTTCGTGTGGCTACTGGCCAATTGGACTCGAAGGCGATAAAGAGCTGTTTCGGACCAAACTACAATATGGCCCAGGACGATATTGATTGGACTTTTGTCCACCATGCATACACCAGCTCCGAGCCCCTCGCTACACCGGTAAGGCGCCCGCTGACAGACTTGGGGGATGAGTGCCTAATTATAGAACACGGAGCATCCGGGACATAAATCCCATGGGCCGACTACTTCGAACGGGGCCGAAAAGAGGTCTAGGGGTTTGCATGCCATAGACCTCAATGCCCGTGCGATCAATGTCAGGACCGTTCCGCGCGCAGCTTTTGGACAAGACTGCCTTTTAAGATATCGTTCGAGGTTCTGAGCTGGAGAGCGTGTTCATCGTCGTATCGATCAAGGCTAACCTGTAGGCGACCTCAGCAGAGATAGGTCGCATTGGCACAACGCTGGAATGCAAGCGTGCAGTGCGGATAGATGTATCGTCCTGCTGCTAATAGATTGCATCGCAACCTTCGATGTCTGGCGTCGGCATTGCGGCTTTCGATCGTGTAGAGCTTTGCGGGGCATTTCTGCAAAGTTACTCATCGTTCCAGGTAGTCGATGCTTTGTCCACGCATCTCTTCCGTCGCTGTCTTTGACACGATCAAGCACACATCCGACATTGCCAAGGTCTTGACCCATGTTCATGCAAGCAGCTGCGAATTCGTCGTAGACTTGTATAGGGATCTTCCCGAATCATGATCGAAACGCTGTAGACATGTCGTAGAAGAGATGTAGCAGTTAATGTGTATAGAGCAATACGTATTCTGCGCACCTGCGACGCTGCCTTACCTGCAAGAGGCTGGTGTCTTCGCCGCGTCCTGGATCAAAGCATCAGGTTACGACGAACCGTGTGCTGTCTCGCCTCATGCCCTCCTATTATATGACCCACACGGTCCATTCCCGGCTGAAGTCCTGCCGTCACCATCAAAATTAACATAACCTGGACGGTCTGCTTGCGCCCTACATTCCGAAAATTGGTATATTGAGCATTGCCCGTTGGCGCCGTAGAATGCCCAATGCGACAAGCCCGTGCGGCCCCACGCTTCATTGCAACAATCTTGTACGCTGGCGCTGCTGAAGATCTCAGCTAGAGAGTTATCATCCGCTCTTGCTAGGCCGATACGAGTTCCTTCGATTCGATTGGCGGTATTTCGATTTGCCGGTTCGCAAGCTGCGTACACTATGCGAGTGGGCTGCTCGGAGATGGTGGAAGTGGTCGTGCTGGCCGTGGGAGTTATCGTTTTGGTAGATGTGATGAGCTTGGTTTGAGTAGAGCATCGTGTGTATGTTCGGGTCGTCGTCTTGGTGGTGGTTTTGTGGCGTGTGCAGTACGCCATCTGTTTACGATGCCTCTTCTCCATGTCATTCAGTTCTTCGGCCTCATTTATGCGCTTTTGCTTGGCTGCAGGTGCCACGAATTCTGAATCGGGAAGTGTATCGAGGACCGGCTGGAATCCAGCAGGAGTTGGAATCGTCACTGTGACTGTGGACCCTGTTGTGGTCGTTGTGAAGCTTGTGATGATGCTGGCATCAATTGTTGTGGTGAATGTTGTTACGGAGGTCACTGTAGGCTTGGCTCTGCAGATTGTCGTCGTTTTGGTACAGTAAGTCGTGTAATGACTCGTCTTCCAGGATGTGCTTCCGCACGCAGCTTTCGGTGTCTTCGAGGAGCACTTGACACTTTCCTTGACAGTGTCGCGGGATGCTGCAGAGAATGTAAAGGATAGTaggctgcacagcagcaccGATAGCCTATGGGAAGCCATGAGAGTGGTATGATAGTGATGATAAGATGGAAAACAAGAAGTGACGGGCAACGTGAGGCCGGTATACATTCTCTCGCTTGTGTGTATCACGTCTCGCGACCACAGGTGGTCCGGTCATCTTCAAGCCTCGGAAAGTGGTCACGCATAGTCCCGAAATGGAAATTTTCTGGCGCGACCTTCCCGAATGGCGCAAGCATGGCTGTACCCAATAAAGCAAAAGACGCCACATTGAGGTACAGAGATGAAGCCAAGCAAGACGAGAGTCCGCTGAGTCGTAGCTGTCCACGCCCGTAGCTTTTCAAGCTTCTTGTCGAAGTGTCTCCGCGGTCGCCAGAAGAGACTCTCGCCTGTACTGCATCGGATAGGGCCCAGCTCTCAAGTCCCTCTGGATCCGCAGGAATGGCAGCGATGCTTGCATAGCAAGGGCAGGGTGATGGTGTCGTCAATGGAGCCCGTCGGCGTTCGTGTGAACTCTCTGGTGCAACATGGCACTGCATCAGAATCAATTTCTGGCGACCAAGACGTTGTGAGGGGATTATGGCCGGATGAGCTGTACCGGAATAGGCCATGGAGAAAACGGCGAGCCAATTCCATATGGCTTGCACTGGGATGTTTCGCGGATCTCTAAACGTCGGGCGTCACGCCACCGACCATTCCTCTTTATGACCCGCGCAAGCAGATCAAGCAAGGCGCTTCTGGCCCAAGAACTCCTAAAGATGATATAAGTTTGCTCTCATTCTTTGCCTGGATGAACGACCGATGGAAGAGTCATGCCGATACGAAGCTCGTAGATAATGCTCTTCGCCTTGGAAAGGACATCGCGAAATGCGGCATAGCTACCATGGCTTCAGACCTCTCGCTACACCGGTGGGCCCCCAGCTATCAGGCTGGCTGAAGACTGCCCAATTTTTGAACATGGAACAAAGCCGGACTGCATCAGGATAGGGACTTCCGTCGCCGGCAGCTTCGAAACAGCTCCGAATAGAATTCCGGGGTCGTGCCCAAGGTCAAAGACCAGATCTCCCTTCGGAATAAAGGTAACGAAGTCTGCAGACATGCTCTAATGCGCAGCGGTCTTTTGAATCCTGACAACAAATTATTCCTCGGCCTTGTCGGCCTGGCCTCGAGCAGACCGCATCTGCGTGCCGACGATGGCTCGTGTTCATAGCAACGTGATAGGTCTTGGTGGAATTGAGTTGGCTCCCGCATGAGACTTGAACATCACTGGCTTTGCCAGCTTGAAGATCCAACATGCGGGCGGTTAGAAGGTCTGGATGCACACTGCAATTCGCGAGCGAAAGCCGTGATATACTTGTACAGCGAAAGATGCAGCGATGAAACGCAAGTCCAAGCCCTCCGCACGATAAAGTACCACCATTTGGAATCGGCTTTGCGTCCTCTCAGCCTGATCGTCTGTCAGCCTTGCGCCACTGGATTCGAGCCATGCCTGGAATTCTCCGGGAGGGTTTTGGAGCACTGCGCGGGATGAAACAGCGTGTTCGGCGGTTACACATGCGTTCGTGCTGTGCGGCGTAGGCAATGTGCTGTCAGATCCAGTCGCGTCAGATCTGAGTTCTCACGAAGCGCGCGCTCGCGGATCCATGCAGATTCCTTCGAAAAGGGACGGCTTCCGGACCCCGCGTCACTGCTCGTTCAGGCTCGGCAAGAGTATATTATCGCCTCTTGCCTCGTCGCTCGATGGTTGTGTGAGGTGTAAGCTGTCATGATTGTGGTTGAATTCAGCATCATGAGGTGGCATCGCCTCCCGGAA from the Cercospora beticola chromosome 9, complete sequence genome contains:
- a CDS encoding uncharacterized protein (antiSMASH:Cluster_10) gives rise to the protein MSAGYHQNAAQMLLSVLESLTGVFKRVPMLANLRTGNSPGTSDSSTVLDGTSSPLSLSPWSSDVESDESDESADDWAIVEGLHALNECCQDAETLLRRLIDFANLVRSAGVSSRTMKADLTFDLRFHQDLEKYLAFALRLQNLQTPGRNTEGSLRTNAALSITSVETSDIRPDQSVLILANLRRRHRFVYARKRADMLAAPDRGNPILVTTQRITAQEPTHPKEELAEIPPTTNSLSMPSNLVKGIPSQSSASAITTLNLDSLQTLTNDQEHTGLYAPSVSQFSVSQDKLAYPKAPRISREHAFKCPCCCQVLPKRMGANDRNWRKHLAQDVYPYNCPVVSYTADTRFFVKKKDWQKHLEAHHRTLSYWRCPVLQR
- a CDS encoding uncharacterized protein (MEROPS:MER0001699~antiSMASH:Cluster_10~SMCOG1075:alkaline serine protease, subtilase family); its protein translation is MVSQESNLRLTHQSLSDSDDIAVDTVYQLAECHLKEHVSHWTCVRFRTVKRARLRARARPGPQPTSGSKRPVQSEDAAVPVHARLLLGGSDFCQLLLLPRGAVRHQILVTAEGLYDLQDVIEAEQILLNRPEIQLSRALQSYNLSDDGKIFLAHSIARTLWQLYDTKFINGRWTADSIHFVQESPNKKRRKEDLGMISPVHPFVQLPVAHTTQTQTPQETELEFVPHMGSVHWAPRILALGVVLTNIFNDDYSMDEDQSPCWQARFNDELLVCRGIVESPSWPSLQIKSDHVREKIREAVLACLRGDVFNKREADILERKALLWKHIVSPLEMVGKLVGVDKNRATWQAREESVQTSQLFLQRRPAEKQNAASSHSQQWLSRLASSLLNKEINAFYRSSGTMRTKIAILDTGYDPENLFMTRPRQNRLKNRWKDFVDDSSNPLDEDGHGTHVLATLMTIAPSADVCVARVATNDADFDKSYENIVKALEWVVNDMEADVVSMSFGWPQERESRAISRAISNAISIRKDAILFYAAASNSGGDQGEMFPATHEFVTAVRATTHEGEFVGFNAPPNFGGADVIGTLGVDMPGAFQESQATNENLEGTSFAAPVAAAISALVLDAAKMCDPIVELGSTNNMPRTVTTLDKLRTRHGMNKMFCIEHMARKINERSWYLSAAGFCNRSYIDRKKIFEYILL
- a CDS encoding uncharacterized protein (antiSMASH:Cluster_10), producing MATKTYILAPNLTTHPGDALAIGTIVAEPFRPLKPLSECKETLETVTHTEFEAALSDSSRRGFSSGVWAQFLEVANAKLSAKVGRDVRATYAMAYLETITLRQHPGIEYAAARAQEPAVRAAMESGLLGRQPVCMITGVKIAKGLQWSQEQIRSLSGEVGASIPITPEVSAGIEIGAERASEHHYSSRTEQDIVFAYQLHLIATKGWWKPKLSVDQYVPKGGLLGKKDHGESDDVDVLPATSDDLTVVAEDNEDELHSTEVLEAGESCLCFQIKDE